One stretch of Thermanaerosceptrum fracticalcis DNA includes these proteins:
- the phnC gene encoding phosphonate ABC transporter ATP-binding protein, whose amino-acid sequence MLLEVKNVTKSYGGPKKALDDISFVVKKGEFVAVIGPSGAGKSTLLRCINRMVEASSGEVIFSGASVYELSGRELRRLRSQIGMIFQHYNLVNRLTVIENVLHGRLGYKSTLAGALGLFTEQEKRQALEILQALGLEEQLYQRCDQLSGGQKQRVGIARALLQNPKMLLCDEPIASLDPSAAKIIMDHLKKISQERGITCLVNLHQVDVALAYSDRIIGIKEGRIVYDGPPGELTAEKIYYIYGSEAGELIMDVGGSSGLYVG is encoded by the coding sequence ATGTTGTTGGAAGTAAAAAATGTGACCAAATCTTATGGTGGTCCTAAGAAGGCTTTGGACGATATCAGTTTTGTCGTGAAGAAAGGGGAGTTTGTAGCAGTTATCGGCCCTTCGGGCGCAGGCAAGTCCACCCTGCTGCGCTGCATCAACAGGATGGTGGAGGCTTCCAGCGGCGAAGTAATTTTTAGCGGGGCAAGCGTCTATGAACTTTCCGGTCGGGAACTGAGAAGGTTGCGTTCCCAGATAGGGATGATCTTCCAGCATTACAATCTTGTGAACCGCCTCACTGTTATTGAAAATGTTCTCCATGGCCGTTTGGGCTATAAATCTACTTTGGCTGGGGCCTTGGGTCTCTTTACGGAACAGGAAAAAAGACAGGCCTTAGAAATTCTCCAGGCCTTAGGCTTGGAGGAACAGCTCTATCAAAGATGTGACCAGCTTAGTGGAGGACAGAAACAGCGGGTAGGCATTGCCAGGGCTCTTTTACAGAATCCGAAAATGCTTTTGTGCGATGAACCCATTGCTTCCCTGGATCCCAGTGCGGCAAAGATAATCATGGATCACCTGAAAAAAATCAGTCAGGAAAGGGGTATTACCTGCTTGGTAAACCTGCATCAGGTGGATGTGGCCTTGGCCTACTCCGACCGGATTATCGGCATCAAGGAAGGAAGGATAGTTTATGATGGGCCTCCCGGTGAGCTGACTGCGGAAAAAATTTATTATATTTATGGTTCAGAAGCGGGAGAGTTGATCATGGATGTGGGAGGAAGCAGTGGTCTCTATGTTGGATAA
- a CDS encoding alpha-D-ribose 1-methylphosphonate 5-phosphate C-P-lyase PhnJ, which translates to MTGYHFAFLDENSKREIRRALLKAVALPGYQVPFASREMPVARGWGTGGLQVTLSLVGKEDIIKVIDQGSDESVNAVSIKNLIQRTTGIAVTDKTSVATLIQSRHRIPEVELREDQILVLQVPIPEPLREIEPSEYVTRRLHADKEYSGVWLMLFEQIMKHGHMATGADHPVLVYGRYVMAPSPIPRFDNPKLNMNRALILLGAGREKRIYAVPPYTKVESLAFLDHPFTVEDQEGKSCRLCGATGVFLDEIIDEETQFVSYQCNDTSYCLQRLNKEL; encoded by the coding sequence ATGACCGGCTATCATTTCGCTTTTTTGGACGAGAATTCCAAAAGGGAAATACGGAGGGCCCTTCTGAAAGCCGTGGCCTTACCGGGTTACCAGGTGCCTTTTGCTTCCAGGGAGATGCCTGTAGCCAGGGGCTGGGGGACCGGCGGTTTGCAAGTAACTCTATCTCTGGTGGGAAAAGAAGATATCATTAAAGTCATTGATCAGGGTTCCGATGAGTCGGTCAATGCCGTAAGTATCAAAAATTTGATCCAGAGAACCACTGGTATTGCTGTAACGGATAAAACCAGCGTGGCCACCTTGATCCAGAGCAGACACAGGATACCAGAAGTTGAGCTTAGGGAAGACCAGATCCTTGTTTTGCAAGTCCCCATTCCTGAACCCTTAAGGGAAATAGAACCCAGCGAGTATGTGACCCGGCGTCTTCATGCCGATAAGGAATACAGCGGTGTCTGGTTGATGCTTTTTGAACAGATTATGAAGCACGGCCACATGGCCACGGGGGCCGATCACCCCGTCCTTGTATACGGGCGCTATGTTATGGCTCCCAGTCCCATTCCTCGCTTTGACAATCCCAAACTGAACATGAACAGGGCATTGATTTTGCTTGGTGCCGGCCGGGAAAAAAGGATTTATGCTGTGCCCCCCTATACCAAAGTAGAATCCCTGGCTTTTCTTGATCATCCCTTTACGGTGGAAGACCAGGAGGGGAAGAGCTGTCGTTTATGTGGCGCTACCGGTGTTTTCTTAGATGAAATAATTGATGAAGAAACTCAGTTTGTATCTTACCAGTGCAACGATACCAGCTATTGCCTGCAAAGGTTGAACAAAGAACTTTAA
- the phnH gene encoding phosphonate C-P lyase system protein PhnH: MGFDYVHDIQKAFRKVLDSTARPGKINSLREESQKLDLPLEANKAALLLMLMLLDNEVTFYVAGREGPQIARYMRQLTYAPTAPLEEAAFVFVLEDAVADNQLLTIMEKCKRGDLLNPHLSATLVVEVVSLAGEGEWGLQGPGIKGENYLSIAAEDGWVEKRAEINKEYPLGIEMYFLDRAYNLAAIPRTTSISKMR; this comes from the coding sequence ATGGGGTTTGATTATGTTCATGATATCCAAAAAGCTTTTCGCAAAGTCCTTGACAGCACGGCTAGGCCAGGGAAGATCAACAGTCTCAGGGAGGAAAGCCAAAAACTTGATCTGCCCCTCGAGGCCAATAAAGCCGCCCTGCTTTTGATGTTAATGTTGCTGGATAATGAGGTTACATTTTATGTGGCCGGCAGGGAAGGCCCGCAAATTGCCAGATATATGCGACAGCTCACCTATGCTCCCACGGCACCCCTGGAAGAAGCTGCTTTTGTTTTTGTACTGGAAGATGCTGTAGCAGATAACCAATTGCTTACCATCATGGAAAAGTGCAAACGCGGTGACCTTTTGAACCCCCATTTGTCGGCAACCCTGGTAGTGGAAGTTGTCTCGCTCGCTGGAGAAGGGGAGTGGGGCCTGCAGGGACCGGGTATTAAAGGTGAAAATTATCTTTCCATTGCGGCGGAGGATGGTTGGGTTGAGAAGAGAGCAGAGATAAACAAGGAATATCCTTTAGGTATAGAAATGTATTTTTTGGACCGTGCTTATAACCTGGCGGCAATTCCCCGAACTACAAGCATCAGTAAAATGAGGTGA
- a CDS encoding PhnE/PtxC family ABC transporter permease: MLDKFFKVQKRKRLMFFLVIMVITAVSVVITEYDAGKGFMGFYKALKWAFANFYPDAQALSKMTAIMIKLRETFLMSVAATTTAAILASLFALLGSTTTQINNFLSKISRAFASVLRNIPLVAWAMVLLFTFGQSSLTGFLALFFATFGFLVRAFMETFDEVSASAVEALRASGASYGQIVFQAVFPASLPQMLSWVLYMIETNIRDATLLGILTGTGIGFSFNLYFRSMNYHAASLVVIVIVFTVFLIEYLSNYVRREIL; encoded by the coding sequence ATGTTGGATAAGTTTTTCAAGGTCCAAAAAAGAAAAAGATTGATGTTTTTCCTGGTCATCATGGTGATTACGGCCGTTAGTGTGGTTATTACAGAATATGACGCAGGCAAAGGCTTTATGGGGTTCTACAAGGCTCTCAAATGGGCCTTTGCCAACTTTTATCCCGATGCCCAAGCTTTAAGTAAGATGACCGCCATTATGATCAAGCTCAGGGAAACCTTTCTTATGTCCGTGGCAGCAACGACGACGGCAGCCATCCTGGCTTCCCTTTTTGCTTTACTGGGTTCCACTACCACCCAAATAAACAACTTTCTCAGCAAAATAAGCCGGGCTTTTGCTTCTGTTCTCCGGAACATTCCCTTAGTTGCCTGGGCTATGGTTTTGCTCTTCACTTTTGGGCAAAGCTCCCTTACAGGTTTTTTAGCCTTGTTTTTTGCTACTTTTGGTTTTTTAGTCAGAGCCTTCATGGAAACCTTTGACGAAGTAAGTGCCAGTGCTGTGGAGGCTTTAAGAGCCAGCGGGGCCAGCTACGGGCAAATTGTTTTTCAGGCAGTTTTTCCTGCCAGCCTTCCTCAGATGTTGAGCTGGGTTTTGTATATGATCGAAACCAATATTCGTGACGCTACCCTCCTGGGGATTCTGACAGGCACAGGAATCGGCTTTTCCTTTAATCTCTATTTCAGGAGCATGAATTATCATGCCGCCAGCCTGGTGGTCATCGTCATCGTTTTCACGGTATTTCTTATTGAATATCTTTCCAACTATGTAAGGAGGGAAATTCTATGA
- the phnG gene encoding phosphonate C-P lyase system protein PhnG, whose amino-acid sequence MDRRRRTMILIKGRPQLAQEMAEDIIRKYEVKVIEKPHTGLVMVKVRESARQSLFYLGEILVTECKVQINGILGVGIVQDFQTQLAYHLAVIDGAYNANLEEVKAWAPLLWAEEKEILAREAREMAGVLKTKVDFTTMDQ is encoded by the coding sequence ATGGACAGAAGAAGGAGAACCATGATTTTGATCAAGGGGCGTCCCCAACTAGCCCAGGAAATGGCAGAGGACATTATCCGCAAGTATGAGGTGAAGGTTATCGAAAAGCCCCATACCGGCTTAGTCATGGTAAAGGTAAGGGAAAGCGCCCGCCAAAGCCTGTTTTATCTGGGCGAAATCTTGGTTACTGAGTGCAAAGTTCAGATCAACGGCATCTTGGGAGTGGGTATTGTGCAGGATTTCCAAACCCAGCTGGCATACCATTTGGCCGTCATCGATGGTGCCTACAACGCCAATCTGGAAGAGGTAAAAGCCTGGGCTCCCCTTCTATGGGCTGAAGAAAAGGAGATTCTTGCCAGAGAAGCAAGAGAAATGGCAGGCGTGTTGAAAACTAAGGTTGATTTTACCACCATGGATCAATAA
- a CDS encoding GntR family transcriptional regulator produces the protein MEGKSREQIINDIMDRIISEIEKGKYQESPKLPSEYALADELRVSRFLVRQAYERLQGLGYIYAKQGIGHFVVIKKISIEFPLNSDQGFSSKVEAQGFDVQTRQVSLKVRQAGPFLARTLQLGEEEEVYELKRARIVENVVAAVHTSYLPKQRIPHLEQWGEIRSLFATLKKYELETLVHQGSVLEIALPTPEDVKLFKCPKLIPLIFLKGINGDGRTGLPIEYYEVKYRGDIFKYKL, from the coding sequence ATGGAAGGGAAAAGCAGGGAACAAATCATTAATGACATTATGGACAGAATTATCAGCGAAATTGAAAAAGGAAAATATCAGGAAAGCCCTAAACTGCCCTCGGAGTATGCTTTGGCAGACGAATTAAGGGTGTCAAGGTTTTTGGTACGCCAGGCTTATGAACGGCTCCAGGGACTAGGCTATATATATGCCAAACAGGGGATAGGCCATTTTGTGGTAATAAAGAAGATCTCCATCGAATTTCCCCTTAATTCCGACCAAGGATTCAGTTCCAAAGTGGAGGCCCAGGGCTTTGATGTGCAAACCCGGCAGGTTTCTTTAAAAGTGCGTCAAGCCGGTCCTTTCTTAGCCCGGACTCTGCAGTTGGGAGAGGAAGAAGAAGTATACGAATTGAAAAGGGCAAGGATTGTGGAGAATGTGGTGGCTGCTGTACATACTTCTTATCTCCCCAAGCAGAGAATTCCCCATTTGGAACAGTGGGGAGAAATCCGTTCCTTATTTGCAACCCTGAAAAAATATGAATTGGAGACTTTGGTCCATCAGGGTTCTGTCCTGGAGATAGCTCTGCCCACCCCTGAAGATGTGAAGTTGTTTAAGTGCCCCAAACTTATTCCCCTTATTTTTCTTAAAGGAATCAATGGTGACGGCAGGACAGGGCTTCCCATTGAATATTATGAAGTTAAATACCGAGGAGATATCTTTAAATATAAGCTCTAA
- a CDS encoding ATP-binding cassette domain-containing protein, whose amino-acid sequence MWTEEKPVLRIQKLRKQYGPGCALCGDGGQGNLQDNFCPECRTVYACRDVSLALYPGEILGIVGESGSGKSTLLRCLYFDEEVSGGACYLQSYKEGRSNIFLESSQQKRYIRNHFLGMVYQNPYLGLRMDFSSVANIAEKLIAAGERTVGSIRIRATELLEKVNIPLYRSGEAPRHFSGGMQQRVQIAKALSNNPPLLLLDEVTTGLDLSVQANVLDLIKRLQRELKISMLVVSHDLSVIRMLADRTIVMLKGKIVEEGLTDQILEDPQHPYTQQLVQSLL is encoded by the coding sequence ATGTGGACCGAAGAAAAGCCTGTTTTAAGAATTCAAAAGCTCCGGAAACAATATGGGCCCGGCTGTGCCCTTTGCGGGGATGGCGGCCAAGGAAACCTGCAAGATAATTTTTGCCCGGAATGCAGGACAGTCTATGCCTGCAGGGATGTGTCCCTGGCTTTATACCCGGGAGAAATCTTGGGAATAGTGGGCGAATCGGGTTCGGGGAAGTCCACTCTGCTTAGATGTCTTTATTTCGATGAGGAGGTATCGGGAGGGGCTTGCTATCTTCAAAGTTACAAAGAAGGACGAAGCAATATTTTTTTAGAGTCGTCCCAACAAAAAAGATATATCCGTAATCATTTCCTGGGAATGGTATATCAGAATCCTTACTTGGGGCTGCGGATGGATTTTTCTTCTGTAGCTAATATAGCTGAAAAACTAATTGCTGCCGGGGAAAGAACCGTTGGGTCCATAAGGATTAGGGCTACAGAATTGTTAGAGAAAGTTAACATACCTCTTTATCGTAGCGGTGAAGCACCCCGCCATTTTTCTGGGGGCATGCAGCAAAGGGTCCAGATTGCCAAAGCCTTATCCAATAATCCTCCCTTATTATTATTGGATGAGGTTACTACAGGACTGGACTTATCTGTGCAGGCCAATGTCTTGGATCTAATCAAGAGGTTGCAGCGGGAGCTGAAAATCAGTATGTTGGTGGTTTCCCATGATTTAAGTGTTATCCGCATGCTTGCCGATCGGACCATTGTTATGCTTAAGGGAAAGATTGTAGAAGAGGGTTTGACGGATCAGATTTTGGAGGATCCGCAGCACCCTTATACCCAGCAGCTGGTACAGTCCTTGTTATAG
- a CDS encoding carbon-phosphorus lyase complex subunit PhnI: MGYVAVKGGLAAIEASIQRLRYERLKGRKVIEVETIKNTLRGLINRIMSEGSLYSRDLAALAIKQGEGNPEEATFLLRAYRSTLPRKYYSRVVLTKFMRFERRISAAFKDIPGGQILGATYDYTHRLLDFSLYEEKPADIEKWLEEFENNCPYQGESPLSSLPKVVDYLRKEGLMAKIKEDDTEPLDVTRKSLEFPADRSERLQTLTRGETGAVTALGYAAIRGYGILHPTVGELRVGCVPVFIDYPLDDSKSEEEALYIGEIQVTEVETLFPHIREKEYGAQDLEFFLGYGLCFGQNETKAIAMSVLDYCLEKGPAGTPVSDEEFVLMHIDSVEATGFVSHLKLPHYVTFQSKLDRVRKTRKGEKGE; encoded by the coding sequence TTGGGATACGTAGCAGTCAAAGGCGGGCTAGCAGCCATTGAAGCTTCCATTCAAAGACTGCGTTATGAGCGTCTTAAAGGGCGCAAAGTCATTGAAGTAGAGACCATTAAAAATACCCTGCGGGGGCTTATTAACCGGATTATGTCGGAGGGCAGCCTCTATTCCAGGGACTTGGCTGCCTTGGCCATTAAACAGGGGGAAGGGAACCCGGAAGAGGCAACCTTTCTGCTGCGGGCATATCGTTCAACTTTGCCGCGCAAATATTACTCCAGGGTTGTCCTTACGAAATTCATGCGTTTTGAAAGGAGAATTTCCGCTGCCTTTAAAGATATCCCCGGGGGGCAAATCCTGGGGGCCACTTATGACTATACCCACCGTCTCCTGGACTTTAGTCTTTATGAAGAAAAACCGGCCGATATCGAAAAATGGTTAGAGGAATTTGAAAATAATTGTCCTTACCAAGGAGAAAGCCCTTTGTCCTCCCTCCCCAAGGTAGTGGATTATTTAAGAAAAGAAGGGCTTATGGCGAAGATAAAAGAGGACGATACCGAACCTTTGGATGTAACCCGAAAGAGCTTGGAATTTCCAGCGGACAGGAGTGAAAGATTACAAACCCTGACCAGGGGTGAAACAGGGGCCGTTACGGCTTTAGGTTATGCGGCTATTCGCGGTTACGGAATTCTCCATCCCACGGTAGGGGAACTGCGTGTAGGCTGTGTACCTGTGTTCATCGATTATCCTTTGGACGACAGCAAATCTGAAGAGGAAGCCCTTTATATAGGGGAGATTCAAGTTACCGAGGTAGAAACCCTGTTTCCCCACATAAGAGAGAAAGAATACGGTGCTCAAGACCTGGAGTTTTTTCTCGGCTACGGTCTGTGTTTTGGTCAAAATGAAACCAAGGCCATTGCCATGAGTGTCCTGGATTACTGTTTAGAAAAAGGCCCTGCCGGCACCCCTGTTTCTGACGAGGAATTTGTCTTGATGCATATTGACAGTGTAGAGGCTACGGGTTTTGTTTCCCACTTGAAACTTCCCCATTACGTTACTTTCCAGTCTAAATTGGACAGGGTGCGCAAGACCAGAAAGGGGGAAAAAGGGGAATGA
- a CDS encoding phosphate/phosphite/phosphonate ABC transporter substrate-binding protein translates to MKKFLAGILLMMMMAVILAGCAAKGGADSKSIIMVWYPNESGEDLKGAREAIGKVVEKATGKKVEHKLTTDYVIAIEALATGNAHIAFLGAQGYIEAHKKNPKVLPLVVNSGKSGTLADAQYYSWLCVKRGEETQYKNGEAFSIDNIQGKRFSFVSSSSTSGFKVPAAGIVSYFSKKENWKNLKQEHLTEGGKDKFFSEVLFGGSHQGSAVNLLTGKADVAAFCDTCVANYVELAEGTANKPGAVYRVKKDAAEPFDKVPGAEFVVISSTPVLNAPFAANTEKVSEKDIKALLALLTSDEVAKNQEIFVPKGSSFKGLFVAGERFVEVKDEWFNPIRELSK, encoded by the coding sequence ATGAAAAAATTTCTCGCGGGTATTTTGCTTATGATGATGATGGCAGTTATCCTGGCAGGGTGTGCAGCCAAGGGTGGGGCCGACAGCAAAAGCATTATTATGGTTTGGTATCCCAATGAGTCGGGGGAAGATTTGAAAGGGGCCCGGGAGGCCATTGGCAAAGTGGTGGAAAAGGCCACGGGGAAAAAGGTCGAGCATAAGCTGACTACTGATTATGTGATTGCCATTGAGGCTCTGGCCACAGGGAATGCCCACATAGCTTTTCTTGGGGCCCAAGGATACATAGAGGCCCACAAGAAAAATCCCAAAGTTCTTCCCTTGGTGGTAAACAGCGGCAAATCTGGGACTTTGGCTGACGCTCAGTATTACAGCTGGCTCTGTGTTAAGCGGGGAGAAGAGACCCAATATAAAAACGGGGAAGCATTTTCCATTGATAATATTCAAGGCAAGCGTTTTTCCTTTGTTTCCAGCAGTTCCACTTCCGGTTTTAAAGTGCCGGCTGCAGGCATTGTTTCATATTTCAGCAAGAAGGAAAATTGGAAAAATCTCAAACAAGAGCATTTAACTGAAGGCGGTAAGGACAAGTTCTTCAGTGAAGTCCTTTTCGGCGGTTCCCACCAGGGATCGGCTGTAAATCTTCTTACGGGCAAAGCAGATGTGGCTGCCTTCTGTGATACCTGTGTGGCCAACTATGTGGAATTGGCTGAAGGGACGGCTAATAAACCAGGGGCTGTATACCGTGTGAAAAAAGATGCTGCTGAACCCTTTGATAAAGTGCCAGGGGCAGAATTCGTGGTAATTTCTTCCACGCCTGTGTTAAATGCGCCCTTTGCCGCCAATACGGAAAAAGTAAGTGAAAAAGACATCAAGGCTCTTCTGGCCCTTCTGACCAGTGATGAAGTGGCCAAAAATCAGGAAATCTTTGTCCCCAAAGGTTCCAGTTTTAAAGGATTGTTTGTAGCCGGGGAACGATTCGTAGAAGTAAAGGACGAGTGGTTTAACCCCATCAGGGAATTATCCAAATAG
- a CDS encoding ABC transporter permease subunit, which yields MIERGEALKNFWVRCTGQAEAKTSFPPKPLNKGEIILRTTVVLLIFLSIYAFFTFDYKNIQFSQALLSTLGNFQVMFLQAEARHFTLAESLYQVGITLALAFLTTLLGAVLALFLGLLAAQNLSHPWLAWSVKGFVAFIRAVPTIFWVLIFAVGAGLGSVAAVIGMSFHSLGYLIKAYAESFEELDKGVIEALQSTGASWWQVIWQAVIPSSVTYLLSWTFLRFEINFMNAVAMGAAAGAGGIGFELFMASGHYFDLREVGFITYLILAVALVLEMFTMKAKARLQVRN from the coding sequence ATGATAGAGCGGGGGGAAGCTCTAAAAAACTTTTGGGTAAGGTGCACTGGACAGGCAGAAGCTAAAACTTCTTTTCCGCCCAAACCCCTGAACAAAGGGGAAATAATCTTAAGAACCACTGTTGTTTTGCTGATTTTTCTTTCTATATATGCTTTTTTTACCTTTGATTATAAGAATATTCAGTTCTCCCAAGCCCTACTTAGCACCCTGGGGAATTTCCAGGTTATGTTTTTGCAGGCGGAGGCCCGGCATTTTACTCTGGCTGAATCCTTGTACCAGGTGGGAATAACCCTGGCCTTGGCTTTTTTAACCACTCTCCTGGGAGCAGTTCTAGCCCTGTTTTTAGGGCTTTTGGCCGCTCAAAATCTTTCCCATCCCTGGCTTGCCTGGAGCGTGAAGGGTTTCGTAGCTTTTATCAGGGCAGTGCCTACAATCTTTTGGGTATTGATTTTTGCTGTGGGTGCAGGCTTGGGCAGTGTGGCAGCGGTCATCGGCATGAGTTTCCATTCTTTGGGTTATTTGATTAAAGCCTATGCCGAATCTTTTGAAGAACTGGACAAAGGTGTTATAGAAGCCTTGCAAAGCACGGGAGCCAGCTGGTGGCAGGTAATCTGGCAGGCAGTCATTCCCTCCTCTGTCACTTATCTTCTCTCCTGGACCTTTTTGCGTTTTGAGATCAATTTTATGAATGCTGTGGCCATGGGTGCCGCTGCCGGGGCGGGGGGAATAGGCTTTGAACTGTTTATGGCCAGCGGTCACTATTTTGATCTGAGGGAAGTGGGTTTTATCACTTATCTTATTTTGGCTGTAGCCTTGGTCCTGGAGATGTTTACCATGAAAGCTAAGGCCAGATTACAGGTCAGAAATTAA
- a CDS encoding DapH/DapD/GlmU-related protein, translated as MIGKRMLTPEPTIYENCVLQNVSIGQWTEVGPHNVWENVEFGDFSYTSGFNQIQNASIGKFVNIAAGVRIGPVQHPLERPTLHHFTYRRRIYGFADTDDLDFFRWREEQKVIIGHDVWLGHNAIIMPGVKIGNGSVVGSGAVVTRDVAPYAIVAGVPAKVIRERFSPEIVHKMQKIQWWDWPYEVFKERWRDFLLEAADFVHKYDKDR; from the coding sequence ATGATAGGCAAAAGAATGTTAACCCCAGAACCCACCATTTATGAAAATTGTGTCTTGCAAAATGTAAGCATCGGCCAGTGGACAGAAGTAGGTCCCCACAATGTATGGGAGAATGTGGAGTTTGGGGATTTTTCTTATACTTCCGGCTTCAACCAGATCCAAAATGCTTCCATTGGCAAATTTGTCAATATTGCCGCCGGAGTCAGGATAGGTCCCGTCCAGCATCCTCTGGAACGGCCTACCCTCCATCATTTTACCTACCGCCGCAGGATTTATGGTTTTGCAGATACCGATGACCTGGATTTTTTTCGCTGGCGGGAGGAGCAAAAGGTAATAATCGGTCATGATGTTTGGCTGGGCCATAACGCTATTATTATGCCGGGAGTGAAGATAGGCAATGGGTCCGTGGTGGGCAGCGGCGCCGTCGTAACCAGAGATGTGGCTCCTTATGCCATTGTGGCAGGCGTACCGGCCAAAGTGATACGGGAAAGGTTTTCTCCGGAGATAGTCCATAAAATGCAAAAAATACAGTGGTGGGACTGGCCTTATGAAGTCTTTAAGGAACGCTGGCGCGATTTTTTACTGGAGGCGGCAGATTTTGTCCACAAATATGATAAAGACAGGTGA
- the phnM gene encoding phosphonate metabolism protein PhnM yields the protein MYLLTNGKLVLEDRVAENYELLIENGCISRIGPQGEMDNGSVPVIDAQGGYIAPGFIDIHSDYIEYMASPRPTSILDFKMAIKEVEKQLVNQGITTMYHSLSLYKDSFFSPKKIRTSENVKKLADHIEEINSGSSLIHHRFHARYEIDNVDDVPYLMEFIKQKKIHLLSFMDHTPGQGQYRNLEIYKETIKGYQEMTEDQLEKHIREAQQKEKLDLQTILILCKMARESDIPLASHDDDSVEKVELVKSWGTVISEFPIAIEVARAAKAREMFTVAGAPNVLLGGSHSGNLNAAQAIKEGCIDILCSDYYPASLLHAVFLLEKKYGQKLWEMFKLVSLNPARALGIADTYGSLAPGKRADLIIIEKDDKDDFPFITAVFVDGNLVSRLYYLRR from the coding sequence GTGTATTTGCTGACAAACGGCAAATTGGTTTTAGAAGACCGGGTGGCAGAAAATTATGAGCTATTGATTGAAAATGGCTGTATCAGCAGGATAGGGCCCCAGGGAGAGATGGATAACGGGAGTGTTCCTGTTATCGATGCCCAGGGGGGATATATTGCCCCCGGTTTTATAGATATTCATTCTGATTACATCGAGTATATGGCTTCACCCCGGCCTACCAGCATCCTGGATTTTAAGATGGCTATTAAAGAAGTGGAAAAACAGCTGGTAAATCAAGGGATAACCACCATGTACCACTCCCTCTCTTTATATAAGGATTCTTTTTTCTCCCCCAAAAAAATAAGGACTTCCGAAAACGTTAAAAAATTGGCGGATCATATTGAAGAAATCAATAGCGGAAGCAGTTTAATCCACCATCGGTTTCACGCCCGTTACGAAATAGACAATGTGGATGATGTACCTTATCTGATGGAATTTATCAAACAAAAGAAAATTCATCTCCTGTCTTTCATGGATCATACGCCGGGGCAGGGACAGTACCGGAACCTGGAAATATATAAGGAAACCATCAAAGGCTATCAGGAAATGACCGAAGACCAGCTGGAAAAACATATCCGGGAAGCCCAACAGAAAGAAAAACTGGACTTGCAGACTATCCTCATCCTTTGCAAAATGGCGAGGGAAAGTGATATCCCCCTTGCTTCTCATGATGATGACAGTGTGGAAAAAGTGGAGCTGGTAAAAAGCTGGGGGACGGTGATTTCTGAATTCCCCATTGCCATAGAAGTAGCGAGGGCAGCCAAAGCAAGGGAAATGTTTACGGTGGCGGGGGCCCCCAATGTGCTTTTGGGAGGATCCCATTCCGGAAATTTAAATGCGGCCCAAGCCATTAAAGAGGGTTGCATCGATATTCTTTGCAGTGATTATTACCCTGCTTCTCTCCTCCATGCTGTATTTTTGTTGGAGAAAAAATATGGCCAAAAACTGTGGGAGATGTTTAAGCTGGTGTCCCTTAACCCGGCCAGGGCCTTGGGTATAGCTGACACATACGGTTCCCTAGCCCCAGGGAAGAGGGCAGACCTGATCATTATTGAAAAAGATGATAAGGATGATTTCCCCTTTATCACAGCAGTTTTTGTAGACGGCAACCTGGTTTCCCGGCTTTATTATCTCAGGAGGTAA